DNA from Polaribacter sp. NJDZ03:
TTTACTTTTGCCTTTTCGTACTTAAAGCACGTAAAAAAAACCTCAAAAAACAATAATTCCTGTTTGTGTAAATGAATAACATGAAAAAATCAATTTCCATTATTGGCTCCGGACCTTCAGCACTACTTTTAGCGGCATTTTTAGATACTGAAAAGTTTGAGGTTACTATTTATGAAAAAAATAAAACAGCAGGTAGAAAACTTTTGGTTGCCGGAAAAGGTGGTTTTAATTTGACACATTCAGAACCTATTCTAGATTTTATTGAACGTTATACTCCTAATGATATTTTAAAAAATGCTTTATTAAATTTCACCAATGATGATTTTAGAAATTGGCTACAATCCATTGGAATTCCTACCTATATCGGCAGTAGCAAGAGAATTTATCCAGAAGAAGGAATAAAACCAATAACCGTTTTAAATACTATTTTAAATCATTTAAAAGAAAAAGAAATCGTTTTTAAATACGAACACACTTTTTCTGGTTGGGATGTAGAAAGTAATTTAATAATCAATGACAAGATTATTCATTCTAATTACACGATTTTCTCTTTAGGTGGCGCTAGTTGGAAAATTACAGGTTCTGATGGAAGTTGGTTAGAAACATTTCAAGAAAAAGGTGTAAAAACACTACCATTTGAAGCTTCTAACTGTGCTTTTAAAATTGATTGGAATCTAGATTTCATCAAACAAAACGAAGGAAATCCTTTAAAAAATATTACTCTTTCTTGTGCTGATAAAATACAAAAAGGAGAAGCTGTAATTACCAAATTCGGAATCGAAGGAAATGCTATTTACGCCTTGAGTCCGCAGATTAGAGCACAACTAAAATCCGAAGAAAAGGCAATAGTTTACATCGATTTTAAACCTACTTTTTCACAAGAAGAAGTGAGCCATAAAATGGTAAATTCAAACTTTAAAAACACCACACAAATTTTAAAGAAAGGATTGAAATTAAGTCCTTCTCAAATAGATTTACTTAAAATTCATCTTTCTAAAGAAGCATATTTAGATGCAGCAATTTTATCAAAAAACATTAAAAAATTCCCTTTAGATATTACAGGTTTAGGAAAATTAAACGCTGCAATTTCTACCGTTGGCGGAATAGCATTAAACGCTGTAGACACTCATTTTCAGTTACATAAAATTCCGAATCAATTTTGTATTGGAGAAATGCTAAATTGGGATGCTCCAACTGGAGGATATTTAATTCAGGGTTGTGCAAGTTCTGGTGTTTACTTAGCAAAGTATATCAACAAAAATCTTTAAAAAGGCTGTTTTAGAGTGTTAATACTCTTAAAATATTCTGTATTTTTACTGTATAGAATTTATATATAATGTCTAAAGATTTAAGTAATTACAGAAAATCCTACGAAAAACAAGAACTTTTAGAAAGTACT
Protein-coding regions in this window:
- a CDS encoding NAD(P)-dependent oxidoreductase: MKKSISIIGSGPSALLLAAFLDTEKFEVTIYEKNKTAGRKLLVAGKGGFNLTHSEPILDFIERYTPNDILKNALLNFTNDDFRNWLQSIGIPTYIGSSKRIYPEEGIKPITVLNTILNHLKEKEIVFKYEHTFSGWDVESNLIINDKIIHSNYTIFSLGGASWKITGSDGSWLETFQEKGVKTLPFEASNCAFKIDWNLDFIKQNEGNPLKNITLSCADKIQKGEAVITKFGIEGNAIYALSPQIRAQLKSEEKAIVYIDFKPTFSQEEVSHKMVNSNFKNTTQILKKGLKLSPSQIDLLKIHLSKEAYLDAAILSKNIKKFPLDITGLGKLNAAISTVGGIALNAVDTHFQLHKIPNQFCIGEMLNWDAPTGGYLIQGCASSGVYLAKYINKNL